Proteins co-encoded in one Nitrospira sp. genomic window:
- a CDS encoding alpha-D-glucose phosphate-specific phosphoglucomutase: protein MAIHSRAGQPAPASILVDVGKLLSAYSTEKPDPSVREQRVSFGTSGHRGSSFKRSFNENHIVAITQAICEYRAAQHTTGPLYLGKDTHALSEPACATALESLSANGVEVMIDKDGGFTPTPVISHAILTYNRGRTSGLADGIIITPSHNPPEDGGIKYNPPSGGPADTQITKWIEDRANSLLAANLHGVTRLPIEQARRASTTHQHDYIGAYVNDLSNVLDMDTIKAAGLKLGIDPLGGSGVAYWQPIVERYGLNIEVVNPEVDPTFRFMPLDWDGKIRMDCSSPYAMANLIALKDRFDVAFGNDADNDRHGIVTRSGLMNPNHYLAVSIAYLFASRPGWKSYAGIGKTLVSSSLIDRVAARLKQKLVEVPVGFKWFVSGLLDGSLGFGGEESAGASFLRRDGTVWSTDKDGIIMDLLAAEMMAKTGLDPSELYRALTNELGEPVYERIDAPATPEQKAILSKLSPDQVKPTELAGDRIVAMLTKAPGNGAAIGGLKVVTENGWFAARPSGTEDVYKLYAESFKGHTHLKQIQEEAQALIAKALASAT, encoded by the coding sequence ATGGCAATTCATTCCCGTGCAGGACAACCAGCGCCGGCCTCGATTCTGGTGGATGTGGGAAAACTCCTCTCTGCCTATTCGACCGAGAAACCTGACCCATCTGTCCGAGAACAACGCGTGTCATTTGGTACATCAGGGCATCGTGGCTCTTCGTTCAAACGAAGCTTCAATGAAAACCATATCGTGGCGATCACTCAGGCAATTTGCGAATACCGGGCTGCGCAGCACACGACGGGGCCGCTGTATTTAGGGAAAGACACCCATGCGCTGTCAGAACCCGCATGTGCAACCGCCCTTGAAAGCCTTTCGGCCAATGGTGTTGAGGTCATGATCGACAAGGACGGGGGCTTCACACCGACCCCGGTCATCTCTCATGCCATCCTCACCTACAACCGAGGCCGAACCTCCGGTCTGGCCGATGGCATCATCATCACCCCATCGCACAATCCCCCGGAAGACGGCGGGATCAAGTACAACCCGCCGAGCGGTGGCCCGGCCGATACACAGATTACGAAGTGGATCGAGGATCGAGCCAATTCCCTTCTAGCCGCCAACCTCCACGGAGTGACACGTCTTCCCATTGAACAGGCCAGACGGGCATCAACCACACATCAGCACGACTATATCGGGGCCTACGTGAACGATCTGAGCAACGTGTTGGATATGGATACTATCAAAGCTGCGGGGCTCAAGCTTGGGATCGACCCGCTCGGCGGGTCCGGTGTAGCCTACTGGCAGCCGATTGTCGAACGCTACGGATTGAACATCGAGGTCGTGAATCCAGAAGTCGATCCAACGTTCCGTTTCATGCCCTTGGATTGGGACGGCAAGATTCGGATGGACTGCTCTTCTCCCTACGCCATGGCCAATCTCATTGCCTTAAAAGATCGCTTTGATGTGGCCTTCGGCAATGATGCCGATAACGACCGGCACGGCATCGTCACTCGTTCAGGCTTAATGAATCCGAACCATTACCTGGCCGTCTCGATTGCCTACCTCTTTGCCAGTCGTCCCGGTTGGAAATCCTACGCCGGGATTGGCAAGACTTTAGTCAGCAGCAGCTTGATCGACCGAGTTGCGGCTAGACTGAAACAGAAACTGGTGGAAGTCCCGGTTGGCTTCAAGTGGTTCGTCAGCGGTCTACTCGATGGCTCGCTTGGCTTTGGCGGCGAGGAAAGCGCCGGTGCCTCGTTCCTCCGCCGTGATGGAACAGTCTGGTCGACTGATAAGGACGGCATCATCATGGATCTACTGGCCGCTGAAATGATGGCAAAAACCGGCCTTGATCCATCCGAGTTGTACCGAGCCCTCACGAACGAACTGGGCGAGCCGGTGTATGAACGGATCGACGCCCCGGCCACGCCAGAGCAGAAAGCCATTCTGTCCAAACTTTCTCCGGATCAAGTCAAGCCAACAGAGCTGGCTGGCGATCGAATCGTGGCGATGCTCACCAAGGCTCCAGGCAACGGCGCGGCGATCGGTGGCCTCAAAGTTGTGACCGAGAACGGCTGGTTCGCCGCCAGGCCCTCTGGGACAGAAGATGTGTACAAGCTCTATGCGGAGAGCTTTAAGGGGCACACGCATCTGAAGCAGATACAAGAGGAAGCGCAGGCGCTGATTGCCAAGGCCCTGGCGTCAGCCACGTGA
- a CDS encoding AsmA family protein, which yields MFRLRLAFVIVLAFAVLAVAFLSFSRELTGQDYLKDFVLEQLEESLGRKIDVHRVKFVIFPSIRVELTEVKIHDPQSEQVVLTAKRIDLVLRLLPLLKKQVVGKRLLIEEPTLTLRRNERGRWNLSDELNGPVDVDRDTMDMMARTLMIREATLVNGTITVIDAARPDGIRSLKLEHVEFRLLVRPDRGLAELHVSAAHQGGSGPSAVSLDGVVKRAEPSVSLSGEEVAESATGFQFEGQMDAADLKIRDAADFLGPRPVSQHLQGALNLKSTVRVMPGVSGYDMVLSDMTAHLNNITLRGKANLAGLLTPQPTFAVTFSSSLVSLPQLLKTIPPDWIHSQLPALLIDRQIDGKVQVVHATLTGSATRGPQLSTIGEFHVSEGRSLIGNDRIAAKDLAAAVVVETGRVRIAKITGMYGAMQITDGKAEVSFLDAGPWLELEITGETAAAQLVEFLAKTVKAERVTQLLSGIRDAEGTAQSTFRLVGPLNQPGGITFAGGEINARQVSFTHVNVPDRVTGMQGRFILADGTTQFDQVAGHLGGTAVQVHGTVTGGPQSHYQDFVIRTRGDAAQMVRLFRSSVIEQSAFEGVFSSTIAVSGSTARPHIQGSVVLDEAKVAFGVIAKPVGPRATVEFEGVMPQSTSLKLHRIELVLPSVTIPGKGTMQFGNGFLIDMAVATGTVSVSSLPEWLATDGFEAGNIEVSLDVKGKELDWKTWRVTGWMGVTNGLMQVKGIDGHLQDFYARVKFARNEVELKRLSFKVQGSDVAIEATVRNWMAKPIITGKIESNQLDLSLVIPKGERTPIREVLETLAATSHITMAVGVARGRYKHLKISSLAARINLQDGVLDIDRLSGESTHGQVAGRLVVQLPPKAPADFDLSIRATGVDCEDLLRLTKTQVQGASGEIRFSGVLRGHGRNPHGVYPSLNGKVEVLLENGRILKTNERAVWKIISLLNLPAVLQGKVDLEKEGLPYNRISSTVAIQDGMFQTENLIIDSPILKITAAGNYDLPTDQLDLAVAVSPFGSYSQFLKTIPLFGRIVAGDRKGIATAMFTAKGALDDPEVTYLPVKSFASGLSGLAQLAVDVLTNTLTLPIDLMTPDEESGVRPRDMTPSPAPAVP from the coding sequence GTGTTCCGTCTTCGGCTTGCGTTCGTGATCGTACTCGCCTTCGCGGTGTTGGCCGTTGCGTTCCTCTCATTTTCGAGAGAGCTGACTGGCCAAGACTATCTCAAAGACTTTGTCCTGGAACAGCTCGAGGAGAGTCTGGGTAGAAAGATCGACGTGCATCGCGTCAAGTTTGTGATCTTCCCGAGTATCCGCGTGGAGCTTACCGAGGTCAAGATTCATGATCCTCAATCAGAGCAGGTCGTCCTGACGGCTAAGCGTATTGATTTGGTCTTACGCCTCCTGCCACTCCTCAAAAAACAAGTTGTCGGCAAGCGATTGTTGATCGAAGAGCCAACGCTGACGCTTCGGCGGAACGAACGTGGTCGATGGAATCTCTCCGATGAGTTGAACGGGCCCGTGGATGTCGACCGGGACACGATGGATATGATGGCGCGGACACTCATGATCAGAGAGGCGACGCTCGTCAATGGAACGATTACGGTCATTGATGCCGCCAGACCTGATGGCATTCGGTCTCTCAAGCTGGAGCACGTTGAGTTTAGGCTGCTGGTCCGGCCTGATCGTGGTCTGGCCGAATTGCATGTATCAGCAGCGCATCAAGGAGGATCAGGCCCATCCGCCGTGTCCCTAGACGGTGTCGTGAAACGAGCAGAACCCTCGGTGTCATTGTCCGGTGAAGAGGTTGCTGAATCGGCCACCGGGTTTCAGTTTGAAGGACAGATGGACGCCGCTGACCTCAAGATACGGGACGCGGCTGATTTTCTCGGCCCCAGGCCGGTTTCTCAGCATCTTCAAGGGGCATTGAACCTCAAGAGTACCGTTCGCGTGATGCCCGGTGTGTCCGGATATGACATGGTTCTCTCAGACATGACCGCGCATTTGAATAACATCACCCTGAGAGGAAAGGCCAATCTAGCCGGACTGCTGACTCCTCAGCCGACGTTTGCCGTCACGTTCAGCAGTTCTCTGGTTTCCCTCCCGCAGCTCCTGAAAACCATCCCCCCAGACTGGATCCATTCGCAGCTCCCCGCCCTCCTGATTGATCGCCAGATCGATGGCAAGGTGCAAGTGGTGCATGCAACGCTCACTGGGTCCGCGACGAGGGGCCCCCAACTTTCGACGATCGGAGAGTTTCATGTCAGCGAAGGTCGTAGCTTGATCGGTAATGATCGTATCGCCGCGAAAGACCTCGCAGCGGCGGTGGTGGTCGAGACTGGGCGTGTTCGCATTGCGAAGATCACTGGAATGTATGGGGCCATGCAGATCACTGACGGAAAAGCGGAGGTGTCGTTTCTGGATGCTGGTCCATGGCTGGAACTGGAGATCACAGGAGAGACGGCGGCGGCGCAGCTCGTTGAGTTTCTAGCGAAGACTGTGAAAGCGGAGCGAGTCACGCAGTTGCTCTCCGGTATCCGCGATGCTGAGGGGACGGCGCAATCCACATTTCGCCTCGTGGGACCGTTGAATCAGCCCGGTGGGATCACCTTTGCAGGTGGGGAGATCAACGCCCGTCAAGTGAGTTTCACTCATGTGAATGTACCGGATCGTGTGACCGGGATGCAGGGACGATTTATCTTGGCCGATGGAACCACACAGTTCGACCAAGTTGCCGGACATCTTGGGGGAACTGCTGTGCAGGTTCACGGGACCGTTACTGGAGGACCTCAAAGCCACTATCAGGATTTTGTTATTCGTACGCGCGGTGATGCCGCGCAGATGGTTCGGTTGTTTCGTTCCTCGGTGATTGAACAGAGTGCATTCGAGGGGGTGTTCAGCTCAACGATTGCAGTCTCTGGTTCGACGGCGAGACCGCATATCCAAGGGTCCGTTGTGTTGGATGAGGCCAAAGTCGCGTTCGGGGTGATTGCAAAACCCGTCGGTCCTCGCGCCACTGTGGAGTTTGAAGGGGTGATGCCTCAGTCTACCAGCCTCAAGCTGCATCGCATCGAGCTGGTGTTGCCCTCTGTGACTATTCCCGGTAAGGGAACCATGCAGTTCGGGAATGGTTTTCTGATTGATATGGCCGTGGCGACCGGTACGGTATCGGTATCCAGTCTTCCGGAATGGCTAGCCACAGATGGGTTTGAAGCGGGGAATATCGAAGTCTCGCTTGATGTCAAAGGAAAGGAGCTGGATTGGAAGACCTGGCGGGTGACCGGATGGATGGGAGTGACGAACGGGCTGATGCAGGTCAAAGGGATTGATGGGCATCTACAAGATTTCTATGCCCGCGTAAAGTTTGCCCGCAACGAGGTCGAACTCAAGCGGTTGTCGTTTAAGGTTCAAGGCAGTGACGTCGCCATAGAGGCCACGGTCAGAAATTGGATGGCGAAGCCGATTATCACCGGCAAGATCGAGTCCAACCAATTAGATCTGAGTCTAGTGATTCCCAAGGGGGAACGAACTCCGATTCGGGAGGTCCTCGAAACGTTGGCGGCAACCAGCCACATCACCATGGCTGTGGGCGTCGCACGTGGCCGATACAAGCATCTGAAAATCAGCTCACTTGCCGCCCGAATCAACCTTCAGGACGGAGTGCTTGATATCGATCGACTTTCGGGTGAGTCCACCCATGGGCAAGTGGCCGGACGGCTCGTCGTGCAACTTCCTCCCAAAGCACCTGCTGATTTTGACCTGTCAATCAGGGCTACCGGAGTAGATTGTGAAGACCTGCTGCGGCTGACTAAAACTCAAGTCCAGGGCGCATCGGGAGAAATACGTTTCAGTGGTGTGCTTCGCGGGCATGGGCGCAACCCGCATGGGGTCTATCCTTCATTGAACGGCAAAGTCGAGGTGTTGTTGGAAAATGGGCGCATTCTGAAAACAAATGAGCGAGCAGTATGGAAGATCATTAGTTTATTGAACCTGCCGGCTGTGTTGCAGGGGAAGGTTGACCTTGAGAAGGAGGGGCTTCCATACAACAGAATTTCTTCCACCGTTGCCATTCAAGATGGAATGTTTCAGACAGAAAATCTGATTATCGACAGTCCCATTCTGAAAATTACAGCTGCTGGGAATTACGACTTGCCAACAGACCAGCTGGATCTGGCCGTTGCCGTGAGTCCGTTCGGGTCATACTCCCAATTCCTTAAGACGATTCCGCTCTTTGGGCGAATCGTGGCGGGGGATCGCAAGGGCATCGCTACGGCGATGTTCACTGCGAAGGGAGCGCTGGACGATCCCGAGGTCACCTATTTGCCGGTCAAGTCCTTTGCGTCCGGCCTGTCGGGGTTGGCCCAACTCGCCGTCGATGTCCTCACGAACACTCTGACGCTGCCGATAGATTTGATGACGCCGGATGAAGAATCCGGAGTGCGACCGAGAGATATGACTCCATCGCCGGCTCCCGCCGTGCCATGA
- a CDS encoding helix-turn-helix transcriptional regulator: MKARAVGMGKGWLDRKLAGSKFRKGFEEELQKLAIGEQLARLRLGAGLTQAQVAKRTGTTASAISRYENAEYDRYELRTLQKIVRACGGRLEISLEPGPNTDRAA; the protein is encoded by the coding sequence ATGAAAGCTAGAGCTGTGGGAATGGGCAAAGGCTGGTTGGATAGGAAGCTCGCGGGTTCAAAATTCCGCAAAGGATTTGAAGAAGAGCTGCAAAAGCTGGCCATCGGTGAGCAGCTCGCTCGGCTGCGCCTGGGGGCAGGATTGACCCAAGCGCAAGTGGCGAAACGTACTGGCACTACAGCCTCGGCGATCAGCCGTTACGAAAATGCGGAATATGATCGCTATGAGCTCCGCACGTTGCAAAAGATTGTCCGTGCTTGTGGCGGTCGACTGGAGATTTCCTTAGAGCCAGGACCAAACACCGACCGAGCTGCCTAG
- the lipA gene encoding lipoyl synthase: protein MSFVPLSDLRSSATGAQPLVGTSRPRLPSWFKVNAKTGSDYLDIKQTMERLKLHTICEEARCPNRWECWNARTATFLILGDICTRRCHYCSVETGRPLAVDEKEPGRVAEAIQALGLRHAVITSVNRDELEDGGASVFAETIRQTKRLNPTCTIEVLIPDFEGNEEALATVCAEKPEILNHNIETVRRLFPSIRPQGKYQRSINLLARAKQQGMKTKSGLILGMGETLDEARDVMRDLRAVNCDIITIGQYLQPTREHLPVARFYDPSEFAALKEEGLAMGFSHVESGPLVRSSYHAEQQVAGA from the coding sequence ATGAGTTTTGTCCCATTGAGCGATCTCCGATCTTCAGCGACAGGTGCGCAGCCCCTCGTAGGTACGAGCCGGCCTCGCCTTCCATCATGGTTTAAGGTCAATGCGAAGACAGGATCAGACTATCTTGATATCAAACAGACGATGGAGCGGCTCAAACTCCACACGATCTGCGAAGAGGCTCGTTGTCCAAACCGATGGGAATGTTGGAATGCGCGTACTGCGACGTTCCTGATCCTGGGCGATATCTGTACCAGGCGATGTCACTACTGTTCAGTCGAGACAGGAAGGCCGCTCGCAGTAGATGAGAAGGAACCAGGTCGTGTCGCGGAAGCGATTCAGGCGCTTGGTTTACGCCATGCGGTGATTACCTCGGTGAATCGTGATGAGTTAGAGGATGGTGGGGCATCGGTCTTTGCCGAAACGATCAGGCAGACGAAACGGCTGAACCCGACATGCACGATCGAAGTGTTGATTCCAGATTTTGAAGGCAACGAGGAGGCACTGGCGACGGTCTGTGCGGAAAAGCCGGAAATTCTGAATCACAACATTGAAACAGTACGGCGGCTCTTCCCATCGATTCGCCCGCAAGGCAAATATCAACGGTCAATTAACTTGCTCGCGAGGGCGAAGCAGCAAGGGATGAAAACAAAGTCAGGTTTGATTCTTGGCATGGGGGAGACACTCGACGAAGCGCGTGACGTAATGCGTGACCTTCGGGCAGTCAATTGCGACATCATCACGATCGGCCAATACCTCCAGCCGACGAGAGAGCATCTGCCCGTCGCTCGGTTCTATGATCCCTCCGAATTTGCTGCACTCAAAGAAGAAGGCCTCGCCATGGGTTTTAGCCATGTCGAATCTGGGCCGTTGGTTCGCAGTTCCTATCATGCTGAGCAACAGGTAGCTGGCGCATAG
- a CDS encoding nucleotidyltransferase domain-containing protein, translating into MSGVLTFPPVTDQLLVEVVRRILTIGSPVKIVLFGSYAKGTARPDSDLDLLIIEESDMPRYRRSGRYRRVLCGMFPAKDIVVWTPQEVEEWKTVPNAFISTVLAEGKLLYER; encoded by the coding sequence ATGTCGGGTGTTCTCACATTTCCACCGGTCACAGACCAACTCCTCGTCGAAGTGGTCCGTCGCATTCTCACTATTGGCTCTCCCGTCAAGATCGTCCTGTTCGGCTCCTATGCCAAGGGCACAGCCCGTCCGGACAGCGATTTGGATCTGCTGATCATCGAAGAATCCGATATGCCTCGCTATCGGCGCTCGGGACGGTATCGGCGGGTGCTCTGCGGGATGTTTCCCGCCAAGGATATTGTGGTCTGGACTCCTCAGGAGGTCGAAGAATGGAAGACCGTGCCCAATGCCTTCATCTCCACCGTGCTGGCCGAAGGCAAGTTGCTCTATGAAAGATAG
- a CDS encoding class I SAM-dependent methyltransferase, giving the protein MTVSPTLRWPLPKHDYWSTPFAESLLQHLDLRPGLKILDVASGHGIPAFYLAEQIGSSGEVLAIDVSAGQVARARAIQGSQLPWLRFACADMRALPPDLPTFDRVTGNLSVMFFRPNRYEAVQGLIERLHPSGQLVLTFPSYGTFDSLWQRVDQAMVQQGLINERERFQDYLKERPSAQDGRRWFKELDLERVEAIEYPLEVATGPGQEFLYHPLLRGGFLDDVYECFEDQSLAEQFMIDIAQDITRFTPLIAQRCVLSGWRRNPNADCEG; this is encoded by the coding sequence ATGACTGTTTCACCTACTCTTCGCTGGCCCCTGCCAAAGCACGACTATTGGTCTACACCGTTTGCCGAATCGTTACTTCAACATCTAGACCTTCGCCCTGGTCTAAAAATCCTCGATGTCGCATCCGGCCACGGCATTCCGGCCTTCTATCTCGCTGAGCAGATCGGCTCTTCCGGCGAGGTACTAGCCATCGATGTGAGCGCCGGGCAGGTCGCTCGCGCAAGAGCCATTCAAGGCTCACAATTACCATGGCTCCGTTTCGCCTGTGCTGACATGCGCGCCCTGCCTCCTGATCTGCCGACCTTCGATCGCGTCACAGGCAATCTCTCCGTCATGTTCTTTCGCCCCAATCGGTATGAAGCAGTGCAGGGACTCATCGAACGACTTCATCCAAGCGGTCAACTCGTCCTGACCTTTCCGTCCTATGGAACATTCGATTCACTGTGGCAGCGGGTGGATCAGGCGATGGTTCAACAAGGGCTGATCAACGAACGAGAGCGATTCCAGGACTATCTGAAGGAACGTCCGTCAGCTCAGGATGGACGAAGATGGTTTAAGGAACTCGATCTTGAACGGGTCGAGGCTATCGAGTATCCGCTTGAAGTGGCGACTGGCCCTGGTCAAGAGTTTCTCTATCATCCTTTACTTCGTGGCGGCTTTCTCGATGACGTGTACGAATGTTTCGAGGATCAGTCCCTCGCCGAGCAGTTCATGATCGACATCGCTCAAGACATTACCCGATTCACCCCGCTGATCGCGCAACGTTGCGTGCTCTCAGGATGGAGACGGAATCCGAATGCCGATTGCGAGGGTTAA
- a CDS encoding Mrp/NBP35 family ATP-binding protein, with product MADEHAHGTQQPQGKDNLIPGVKHVVAISSGKGGVGKSTVSSNLACALALAGAKVGLLDADLYGPNIPMMMGCTTGPEQKDGKIVPVENYGVKLISMAFLVPEETALVWRGPMVHQYLQAFFRDVLWGELDYLLIDLPPGTGDVQLSLSQMVPLAGAITVTTPQEVALYDVRKGMAMFQKVNVPLLGIIENMSHFVCGHCGERTEIFSYGGGERAAAKVEVPFLGRIPIDPAIRDGGDTGHPIVVANPASPQAEAFRDIAKKLMGALGGAEKSGLSVDSLLKKIKQPFSPN from the coding sequence ATGGCTGATGAACATGCCCATGGGACGCAGCAACCCCAGGGAAAAGATAATTTGATTCCCGGTGTCAAACATGTCGTGGCGATCAGCAGTGGGAAGGGTGGAGTCGGGAAGTCCACCGTGTCGTCGAACCTGGCGTGTGCCTTGGCGCTAGCCGGTGCGAAGGTCGGTCTCTTGGACGCTGATCTCTACGGTCCTAACATCCCCATGATGATGGGGTGTACCACCGGCCCTGAACAGAAGGACGGCAAAATCGTTCCTGTTGAGAACTACGGGGTAAAATTAATTTCCATGGCGTTCCTCGTGCCGGAAGAGACCGCACTGGTCTGGCGTGGCCCGATGGTCCATCAATACCTGCAAGCTTTTTTCCGAGATGTGCTCTGGGGTGAGTTGGACTATCTGCTGATTGATCTACCGCCAGGCACCGGTGATGTGCAGCTCTCCTTGTCACAAATGGTTCCGTTGGCTGGGGCGATTACCGTGACCACGCCTCAAGAAGTTGCGCTCTACGACGTTCGTAAAGGCATGGCGATGTTTCAAAAAGTGAATGTTCCGCTTCTGGGCATTATCGAGAATATGAGCCATTTTGTGTGTGGCCACTGTGGTGAGCGGACGGAGATTTTCTCCTATGGTGGGGGCGAGCGGGCAGCCGCCAAGGTCGAGGTGCCGTTCCTTGGCCGGATCCCGATTGATCCCGCCATTCGAGATGGGGGCGATACCGGCCATCCCATCGTCGTGGCCAATCCGGCATCCCCTCAGGCTGAGGCGTTTCGGGATATTGCAAAGAAGCTTATGGGAGCACTCGGTGGTGCTGAGAAAAGTGGCCTGTCAGTCGATAGTTTGCTGAAGAAGATCAAGCAGCCATTTAGTCCCAATTGA
- a CDS encoding aminopeptidase P family protein — protein sequence MKRATVSQPELATLFIAASEQDSNLYYATRFMAPDPFIYLEIKGERLMVMSDLEMDRARTQASVDRVLSYSEIEQKAKKQGIKDPTAVDIVHVVLKESKIRRLSVPANFPVIHAARLQERGYSLKPKRDPFYEQRVLKTAEEVRHIEDAQRATEEAVAAAHMLLRRAEIKDEQLWLDGEVVTSERIKKFVNVKLMERDCIAQHTIVAGGEQACDPHNEGSGPLPAHRSIIFDVFPRSAMSRYFADMSRTVIRGKVSAELKRLYSAVKDAQEDAIDKIKDGVDGMKIHQGICARFEKAGYKTGLVNGRMQGYFHGTGHGVGLDIHEAPRISRTGSLLQEGHVVTVEPGLYYPGLGAVRIEDMVLVTKDGCRNLTNFPKIFELG from the coding sequence ATGAAACGCGCTACCGTCTCCCAACCAGAATTGGCCACACTGTTCATCGCCGCCAGCGAGCAGGACTCGAATCTATACTATGCTACGCGCTTCATGGCGCCAGACCCGTTCATCTATCTGGAAATCAAAGGTGAGCGGTTGATGGTCATGAGCGATCTGGAAATGGATCGTGCCAGGACTCAAGCCTCAGTGGATCGAGTCTTGTCCTACTCGGAAATCGAACAGAAGGCGAAGAAACAGGGAATCAAAGACCCGACCGCAGTTGATATCGTCCATGTGGTGTTAAAAGAGTCCAAGATCCGCCGTCTTTCGGTGCCGGCGAATTTCCCGGTGATCCATGCCGCGCGATTACAAGAGCGAGGATACAGTCTCAAACCAAAGCGAGACCCGTTTTATGAACAGCGTGTGCTGAAGACGGCGGAAGAAGTACGTCATATCGAAGACGCGCAGCGGGCCACAGAAGAAGCCGTGGCCGCAGCCCACATGCTATTACGCCGAGCTGAGATCAAGGATGAGCAACTCTGGCTCGATGGCGAGGTGGTGACCTCGGAACGGATCAAAAAGTTTGTCAACGTGAAGCTCATGGAGCGGGACTGTATTGCCCAGCATACGATTGTGGCAGGGGGAGAGCAGGCCTGTGATCCACACAATGAAGGAAGCGGACCGTTGCCGGCTCATCGCAGCATTATTTTTGACGTCTTCCCTCGGTCGGCTATGAGTCGCTATTTTGCCGACATGTCAAGGACGGTGATCCGCGGGAAGGTGAGTGCGGAACTCAAACGGTTGTATAGCGCTGTGAAGGATGCCCAGGAAGACGCCATCGACAAGATCAAAGACGGCGTCGACGGTATGAAGATCCATCAGGGCATCTGCGCGCGTTTTGAAAAGGCCGGATACAAGACCGGTTTGGTGAATGGACGTATGCAAGGGTACTTTCATGGAACTGGACATGGTGTGGGCCTCGATATTCACGAAGCGCCACGGATCAGTCGAACTGGGTCACTCCTCCAAGAGGGCCACGTTGTCACGGTTGAACCAGGGCTGTATTATCCAGGATTGGGGGCAGTCCGAATCGAGGACATGGTGCTCGTCACCAAGGACGGCTGCCGGAACCTCACCAATTTCCCAAAAATCTT
- a CDS encoding type II toxin-antitoxin system RelE/ParE family toxin: protein MAHPSSKSPLTRLVYDGTVLRIEFYIAPNGTMPAEDWLEQLSVAAQQKFAALFVRMGDTGKIWNERKFKHLTGTDQLFEFKVEADRILCFFFVGRRLILTHGFRKAGDKTPKREIDRAETCKKDFEGRVWYES from the coding sequence ATGGCGCATCCCTCAAGTAAGTCACCATTAACCCGGTTGGTCTATGACGGCACGGTCCTCCGAATTGAGTTTTACATTGCTCCCAATGGCACCATGCCAGCAGAAGACTGGCTCGAACAGCTTTCGGTTGCAGCTCAGCAGAAGTTCGCCGCTCTGTTTGTGCGCATGGGGGACACTGGAAAGATCTGGAATGAGCGTAAGTTTAAACATTTGACCGGGACCGATCAGCTCTTCGAGTTTAAAGTCGAGGCTGATCGCATCCTGTGCTTCTTTTTTGTCGGTCGTCGGCTGATTTTGACGCATGGATTCAGGAAAGCTGGAGACAAAACACCAAAACGAGAAATTGATCGAGCCGAAACGTGTAAGAAAGACTTTGAAGGGAGAGTTTGGTATGAAAGCTAG
- a CDS encoding non-heme iron oxygenase ferredoxin subunit: protein MAEFVRIAALTDVKLGHGIMAEANGKTLAVFNVDGTIHAINNTCCHREGPLGEGELEGNIVTCPWHGWRFDVTTGSCMNNPSSKVEAYQVKIEGNDVKVLLDV from the coding sequence ATGGCGGAGTTCGTACGTATTGCAGCCCTAACAGATGTAAAGCTCGGGCATGGGATTATGGCAGAAGCCAATGGGAAGACGTTGGCCGTATTCAATGTGGATGGGACGATCCATGCGATCAACAACACCTGTTGCCATCGGGAGGGGCCATTGGGCGAGGGCGAGTTGGAAGGCAATATTGTCACCTGTCCGTGGCATGGCTGGCGGTTCGATGTGACGACCGGCTCGTGCATGAATAACCCATCCTCGAAGGTGGAAGCCTATCAAGTGAAAATCGAAGGCAATGATGTGAAGGTATTACTGGATGTCTGA
- a CDS encoding type II toxin-antitoxin system RelE/ParE family toxin → MMTAIFLPSAEEEMIAAAQYYQQQSAGLGSEFLIEVERTVAAVLTYPEAAPMVKKEIRRRLLKRFPFGVLYAVTADEVVIVAVMHLRRRPGYWEDRLHS, encoded by the coding sequence ATGATGACAGCTATCTTTCTGCCCTCTGCTGAGGAGGAAATGATTGCTGCGGCTCAGTACTACCAACAACAATCAGCCGGTCTCGGATCCGAATTCCTCATTGAGGTCGAAAGGACGGTGGCCGCCGTCCTGACCTATCCGGAAGCCGCGCCCATGGTGAAGAAGGAGATCAGGCGCCGCCTCTTGAAGCGGTTTCCATTTGGAGTTCTGTACGCGGTTACCGCTGATGAAGTCGTCATAGTCGCGGTGATGCATCTTCGCCGCCGGCCTGGTTACTGGGAAGATCGGCTCCATTCTTAA